From one Pontibacillus sp. HMF3514 genomic stretch:
- a CDS encoding AzlC family ABC transporter permease, translating to MNTNLAEQHTTNFITQSIKQGALAGLPIVFGYFPIAIAYGVLAKEAGLSLSEITMMSMFVFAGASQFMAAGMVLSSAGLIEIVIATFVVNFRHFVMSFSFMNHLRHISLKWKIPISLGLTDETFSVASLNKKKAKETNGMWFYAAMILVAYSAWVLGSLTGGLIGNIMPKALSQSMGVALYAMFIALLLPSIRSEWKVGLIAFISMLVNYICANHLGIKEGWSIVIATVLGGISGIFLLPEEEEEE from the coding sequence TTGAATACAAATCTTGCTGAACAACATACTACTAATTTCATTACCCAGTCTATAAAACAAGGAGCTCTGGCAGGGTTACCCATTGTATTTGGTTATTTTCCTATTGCGATCGCATATGGAGTTCTAGCTAAAGAAGCGGGGTTATCCCTATCAGAAATCACCATGATGAGCATGTTTGTCTTCGCTGGTGCAAGTCAGTTTATGGCTGCAGGTATGGTGCTGAGCAGTGCAGGTCTCATTGAGATTGTGATTGCGACGTTTGTCGTGAACTTCAGGCATTTTGTAATGAGTTTTTCTTTTATGAATCACCTCAGACATATATCCCTCAAATGGAAGATTCCGATTTCACTTGGATTAACAGATGAAACGTTTTCCGTTGCATCTTTAAATAAGAAGAAAGCAAAAGAAACCAATGGTATGTGGTTCTATGCGGCTATGATTCTCGTAGCATATTCCGCTTGGGTATTAGGTTCATTAACAGGCGGGTTAATCGGCAATATTATGCCAAAAGCCTTAAGTCAAAGTATGGGTGTTGCGTTATATGCCATGTTTATCGCTCTCTTGCTTCCATCCATACGTAGTGAATGGAAAGTCGGATTGATTGCTTTTATTAGTATGTTGGTTAATTATATCTGCGCTAATCATCTTGGAATTAAAGAAGGTTGGAGCATTGTAATTGCAACAGTTCTAGGCGGTATTTCAGGAATCTTTTTACTACCAGAGGAGGAGGAAGAAGAATGA
- a CDS encoding AzlD domain-containing protein produces MIFVIIGMAIATMVPRFLPALVVDKWTYPRWVSRGLNAIPYAALGALIFPGITTVVEGQPHVGAIAGGIAAILAILRMNVMVVLIGAIGTVYLMTL; encoded by the coding sequence ATGATTTTCGTAATAATTGGAATGGCCATTGCTACGATGGTACCAAGGTTTTTACCTGCTCTGGTAGTTGATAAATGGACCTACCCTCGATGGGTAAGCAGAGGTTTGAATGCAATTCCTTACGCAGCTTTGGGAGCACTTATCTTCCCAGGGATCACCACAGTTGTGGAAGGCCAACCACATGTTGGTGCAATTGCTGGGGGGATTGCAGCGATTTTGGCTATTTTACGTATGAATGTAATGGTTGTGTTAATCGGAGCAATTGGAACGGTATATCTCATGACACTGTAA
- a CDS encoding cation diffusion facilitator family transporter: MNEYENLKKGEQGAWISICAYLVLSTVKLIVAHFGESQALRADGLNNVTDVVASLAVLIGLRISRKPPDKDHHYGHFRAETIGSLVAAFIMMTVGFEVLFQTGKQLLDGYENEPSMLTAWTALVAAFVMLGVYIYNLRLSKRINSQSLYAAAQDNRSDALVSIGAFIGIVGAQFGAFWLDPVAGLIVGIIICKTAYDIFRDASHALTDGVNEQLLDDIKNSIAEDPDVKIVDDVKARFHGNQILVDATIHVNPNLSVQESHDITDRIEEHLKEEHNITHTHIHIEPYR; the protein is encoded by the coding sequence ATGAACGAATATGAAAACTTAAAAAAGGGAGAGCAAGGAGCTTGGATAAGTATATGTGCTTATCTTGTTCTATCTACGGTTAAGCTGATCGTTGCACACTTCGGAGAGTCTCAAGCACTCCGAGCAGACGGTTTAAATAATGTGACAGATGTCGTTGCATCCTTAGCTGTGTTGATAGGTTTAAGAATTTCCCGTAAGCCACCTGATAAAGACCATCATTATGGGCATTTCCGTGCTGAAACCATCGGATCTCTCGTTGCTGCGTTTATCATGATGACGGTTGGATTCGAAGTCCTATTTCAGACAGGGAAACAACTTCTTGATGGCTATGAGAACGAACCAAGCATGTTAACTGCTTGGACCGCCCTAGTCGCCGCTTTCGTAATGCTAGGTGTTTATATATATAATTTACGATTATCTAAACGCATTAACAGCCAATCTCTTTATGCAGCTGCCCAAGATAACCGATCTGATGCGCTTGTATCGATAGGTGCTTTTATTGGTATTGTAGGAGCCCAGTTTGGAGCGTTTTGGTTAGACCCTGTTGCTGGTCTTATAGTGGGGATAATCATATGTAAAACCGCTTATGATATCTTTCGAGATGCATCGCATGCTTTAACAGATGGTGTAAATGAACAACTTCTTGATGATATTAAGAATAGTATTGCAGAGGATCCTGACGTAAAAATTGTAGATGATGTCAAAGCTCGCTTTCATGGTAACCAAATTCTTGTGGATGCGACCATTCACGTGAATCCAAATCTTAGTGTTCAAGAAAGTCATGACATTACGGACAGAATTGAAGAACATTTGAAGGAAGAACACAATATCACACACACGCATATTCATATCGAACCGTATCGGTAG
- a CDS encoding GNAT family N-acetyltransferase, which produces MYHIRKAQLEDAEAIANIHVESWKSTYKDLIDKQDIDGISVENRIALWETVLKKAVNGQVVLVATDESEKIIGFISGGKERTKEYGYDAEIYAVYLLDEYHRKGVGTGLLTHFVQHIRQSGYESLLVWVLTQNINKKFYERYGASPIQAEEITIGKGTYKEIAYGWPDIEALSSLLGDKKQSSM; this is translated from the coding sequence ATGTACCATATTAGAAAAGCGCAACTAGAAGATGCAGAAGCGATTGCAAATATTCATGTTGAAAGCTGGAAATCTACATATAAAGATCTCATAGACAAACAAGATATTGATGGAATTAGTGTTGAAAATCGTATTGCTCTGTGGGAAACCGTATTGAAAAAAGCCGTGAATGGTCAAGTTGTCCTGGTGGCTACTGACGAGAGTGAGAAGATTATTGGCTTTATTTCAGGAGGGAAAGAGCGCACAAAGGAATATGGTTATGATGCAGAGATTTATGCGGTCTACCTGTTAGATGAATATCACCGCAAGGGAGTTGGGACAGGTTTACTTACCCATTTTGTTCAACATATACGACAATCTGGATATGAATCTCTCCTCGTGTGGGTGCTCACACAAAACATTAACAAAAAATTCTATGAGAGATATGGTGCTTCACCAATTCAAGCAGAAGAAATCACGATAGGAAAAGGGACGTATAAAGAAATAGCATATGGATGGCCAGATATCGAGGCCTTATCTAGTCTATTAGGTGACAAGAAACAATCCTCCATGTAA
- a CDS encoding bifunctional 2',3'-cyclic-nucleotide 2'-phosphodiesterase/3'-nucleotidase produces the protein MIRSIQRQMRRKRKAAVSSVMALGMALSVVSPNVALASEDEDVVNLRIMETTDIHSNVMNYDYFSGSEVNDFGLVKTATLIRQAKDEAKNSLLIDNGDLIQGSPLADYMAKEKEWSEDEIHPVYEAMNILDYDVGNYGNHEFNYGLEYLEKATDGSAFPYVNANVYKDDGDDNPDNDENYFDPYVMLDKTVVDEDGEEHTIKVGVIGFVPPQIMRWDRSNLEGKVITKGIVETAEKFVPQMKEEGADLIVAVPHSGMGDVTQNGMEENATYDLSKVDGINAILFGHAHAQFPGEDYASLEGVDIEKGTVNGTPSVMPGFWGSHLGMIDFSLEKVDGEWKVNDAQSKLKAIYDSESGEALVEADEEIKEAVKDDHEGTIDYVNSPVGQTESPLYSYFSQVQDDPTIQIVTDAQKEYVENYIQGTELEGLPVLSAGAPFKAGRDGITDFTDIAAGDLAIKDTTSLYKYPNTVNVVQLSGAEVREWLEWSAGQFNQIDPNSNEEQLLVKSNDRNGGFPSYNFDVIDGVSYQIDVTVPRRYNNGGTEVINDTHRIKNLTYNGEPVDPDQQFLVATNNYRAGMQIANPDGESIVIESPDENRQVLVDYIRDNGTVDPKADGNWSFAPVKGNPDLVFYSSPEAQKYSKDNEKISFDEKLDNGFAKYSIDLAAKGNNDEEKKDKEKDEEKNNDKGNNDSKETDSTDKENDMKYVLKPGDTLGKIGAQYGVHWKTLVDYNSIEDVRKLMPGLEIMIPVPDGDADYEVHLVKQGDTLGKIAAQYDVHWKDLATYNKLENPHMLQIGQEIKIPKN, from the coding sequence GTGATTAGAAGTATTCAAAGGCAAATGCGTCGCAAGCGTAAAGCGGCAGTAAGTTCGGTGATGGCTTTAGGAATGGCTCTTTCTGTTGTATCTCCAAATGTTGCACTAGCATCAGAGGATGAAGATGTTGTTAATCTACGCATTATGGAGACAACGGATATTCACTCCAACGTAATGAACTATGATTATTTTTCGGGTTCAGAAGTGAATGATTTCGGTCTTGTTAAGACAGCTACACTTATTCGTCAGGCAAAAGACGAAGCAAAGAACTCTTTGTTAATTGATAATGGTGACCTTATTCAAGGAAGCCCGCTTGCCGATTATATGGCGAAAGAAAAAGAATGGTCAGAAGATGAAATTCACCCTGTATACGAAGCTATGAATATCTTAGATTATGATGTCGGGAACTATGGTAACCACGAGTTTAACTATGGTCTTGAGTACTTAGAGAAAGCAACAGATGGATCTGCATTTCCATATGTGAATGCAAACGTTTATAAGGATGATGGAGACGACAATCCGGATAACGATGAAAACTATTTTGATCCCTATGTAATGCTTGATAAAACCGTTGTTGATGAAGATGGCGAAGAACATACAATTAAAGTTGGTGTGATCGGTTTTGTTCCACCACAAATTATGAGGTGGGACCGCTCAAACCTTGAAGGGAAAGTTATCACAAAAGGTATTGTGGAAACAGCAGAAAAATTTGTACCGCAAATGAAAGAAGAAGGAGCGGACCTAATTGTAGCTGTACCTCACTCTGGTATGGGTGACGTCACACAAAACGGTATGGAAGAAAACGCAACGTATGACCTTTCTAAAGTAGATGGTATTAATGCTATTCTATTTGGTCACGCGCATGCTCAATTCCCAGGTGAAGATTATGCATCCCTTGAGGGAGTAGACATTGAAAAAGGTACTGTTAATGGTACACCTTCTGTTATGCCAGGTTTCTGGGGATCCCACCTTGGTATGATTGATTTCTCTCTTGAAAAAGTTGATGGAGAGTGGAAAGTAAATGATGCTCAGTCTAAATTAAAAGCGATTTATGACTCTGAGAGTGGAGAAGCTTTAGTTGAAGCTGATGAAGAAATTAAGGAAGCGGTTAAGGATGATCATGAAGGTACAATTGACTACGTAAATAGTCCAGTTGGTCAGACTGAATCACCGCTTTATAGCTATTTCTCTCAAGTTCAGGATGATCCTACGATCCAAATCGTAACAGACGCTCAAAAAGAATATGTTGAGAACTATATTCAAGGAACAGAGCTTGAAGGTTTACCGGTCCTTTCTGCTGGAGCGCCATTCAAAGCTGGTCGTGACGGAATAACGGACTTTACAGACATTGCAGCAGGCGACCTAGCGATTAAAGATACAACGTCTCTTTATAAGTATCCAAACACTGTAAACGTTGTACAACTATCAGGTGCTGAGGTTCGTGAATGGTTAGAATGGAGTGCAGGTCAGTTCAACCAAATCGATCCAAACAGTAACGAAGAGCAGCTTCTAGTGAAAAGTAACGATCGTAATGGTGGTTTCCCAAGCTATAACTTTGATGTAATCGACGGCGTATCTTATCAAATTGATGTTACAGTTCCACGTCGTTACAACAATGGTGGTACTGAAGTGATTAATGATACACACCGTATTAAGAACCTAACGTACAATGGCGAACCAGTTGATCCAGATCAACAGTTCCTTGTTGCAACAAACAACTACCGTGCAGGTATGCAAATTGCTAATCCGGATGGAGAAAGCATCGTAATCGAATCTCCAGACGAAAACCGTCAAGTGCTTGTGGATTACATCCGTGACAACGGTACAGTTGATCCAAAAGCTGATGGAAACTGGAGCTTTGCACCTGTAAAAGGTAACCCAGATCTAGTATTCTACTCTTCTCCTGAAGCTCAGAAGTATTCAAAAGATAATGAAAAGATCTCTTTTGATGAAAAGCTTGATAATGGATTCGCTAAATACTCTATTGATCTAGCAGCTAAAGGGAACAACGACGAAGAGAAGAAAGATAAAGAAAAAGATGAAGAGAAAAATAATGATAAAGGCAACAACGATTCTAAAGAAACAGATAGCACAGACAAAGAAAACGACATGAAGTATGTTTTGAAGCCTGGTGATACTCTAGGTAAGATCGGTGCTCAATATGGCGTTCACTGGAAGACACTTGTGGACTACAATAGCATTGAAGATGTGCGTAAACTAATGCCTGGTCTAGAAATCATGATCCCAGTTCCAGATGGTGATGCGGATTATGAAGTACACCTTGTTAAACAAGGCGATACGCTTGGTAAAATTGCAGCACAATACGATGTTCATTGGAAAGATCTAGCGACGTACAACAAGCTAGAGAATCCACACATGCTTCAAATTGGACAAGAAATTAAAATCCCTAAGAACTAG